A part of Rhipicephalus microplus isolate Deutch F79 chromosome 8, USDA_Rmic, whole genome shotgun sequence genomic DNA contains:
- the LOC142768919 gene encoding uncharacterized protein LOC142768919 — MAQSRTTDPDIPASTTLRSGRVLSNSPPITDGVQASTAAPHHDCSEAISRGFSLFAQELKTSGFGCASFGSFNENEIPYFHGFKDDPTNWVSVINSVALKYSWSDTIKKSVAEGRLRGSAQAWHRFQGSTYATWQTWSAALMSAFAPLPSAYDDRFMTMRSRRQGATEDVATYIYDKLDLLQACDIQWTSSAARQYIIDGIHDSTHAAVLSAYNHPVHISTFVRQAMELQDTSHRRAAAVGPKEPASPRRGCYTCGRIGHGYKSCPQSQPQAMQYQSRPLPTLKVRVDGIGELTALVDTGAQRTALLRRHASEPLQPWTEPPLRGLGGDVLPVGALNLQLNTEAGSKFLSSVPVFDDLPTDMVLGADYLLSGEVRLTVEGSTVNLHPVAPSVPPAQSQGVDQLQRGRV, encoded by the exons atggcgcagtcgcgaactactgaccccgatatccctgcgtccactacacttcgaagtggacgagtgctctcgaactccccaccgatcacggacggcgtccaagcctccacggcggcaccgcatcatgactgcagcgaggccatttctcgaggcttctctctgttcgcccaagagctcaagacatccgggtttggctgcgcctcttttggatcgttcaacgagaacgaaattccatattttcatggattcaaggatgaccctaccaactgggtaagcgtgataaactcggttgcccttaaatactcgtggagcgacacgattaagaagtcggtcgctgaaggacgtttgcgaggatctgcccaagcgtggcatcgtttccaaggcagtacatacgcgacatggcaaacatggagcgcggccctgatgtccgcgtttgcgccgcttccgagcgcttacgacgaccgtttcatgaccatgcggtcacgccggcaaggtgcaaccgaggacgtcgcgacttacatctacgacaagctggaccttttacaagcttgcgatatacagtggacctcctccgcagccaggcagtacatcattgacgggatccatgactcgacgcacgcagccgtcttgtccgcctacaaccacccagtccacatctccactttcgtacgccaggcaatggagttgcaggacacgtctcatcgccgggcggctgcagttggcccaaaggagccagcttcaccgagacgcggatgctatacgtgtggccgcatcgggcatgggtataaaagctgcccacaaagccaacctcaagcgatgcaatatcaatcacgcccacttccaaccctcaaggtccgcgtcgacggcatcggagaactgacagctctcgttgataccggagctcaacgtacggcgttgcttcgccgccacgcctccgaacctctccagccttggactgagccaccactgcggggtctcggtggcgacgtactaccggtcggtgccctaaacctgcaactcaacaccgaggccggcagcaagtttttgtcctcggtgcccgtcttcgacgacctgcccacagacatggttttaggggccgactacctgctctccggggaagtgcgcctcacggtggaaggaagtaccgtcaacctccatcctgtggctccaagtgtgcctccggcgcaatcccaag gagtagaccagctgcagcgtggccgagtgtaa